Below is a genomic region from Lysobacter terrestris.
GTGCACAGCGAGGCCAGCGGGGTCGAGTACAACGCGACCTCCCTCGATGCGTTGTTCTGCCAGCGCCGCAACCTGGTATCGCCGCGGTTCTGGGGCATGCTGCGCGACCTGCTGCACTTCTACCGCATCGCCCCGCACCTGCTCGAGGGCAACGATCCTGGCCCGACGCTCGGCGAATTCCTTGCGCGCGAGGGCTTTGGCGATGCGTTCTGCGACGAGCACCTGGTGCCAATGGCATCGGCGCTGTGGTCGTCGCCGACGCGGCAGGTGCTGGAATTCCCCGCGCGCTACCTCGCGCAGTTCATGGCCAACCACGAGATGCTGCAGGTGCGCGCGCGCCCGCAGTGGCGCGTGGTCTGCGGCGGGTCGGCCAGCTATGTCCGCGCGATGGAGCGCCACTGGCGGGTCGAGGTCCGCCGGCAGACGCCGGTGCGCCTGCTGCGTCGCGACGCTGAAGGCGTGGAGGTGGTCACCGACACGCACATGGAGAAGTTCGACCACGTCGTCCTTGCCTGCCACAGCGACCAGGCCCTGGCACTGCTCGCCGACGCGGACGAGCGCGAAGCCAGCATCCTGGCCTCGATCGGCTACCAGGACAACGAAACCGTGCTGCATACCGACGCCCGGCTGCTGCCGCGCAACCGCAAGGCCTGGGCCGCGTGGAATGCGCACGTGCCGCGCGATCCTGCGGATGCGTGCACCGTCAGCTATTGCATGAACCTGCTGCAGGGCCTGGAGACACCGCAACCCCTGGTGGTCTCGCTCAACCGTACCGCGGCGATCGATCCCGCGCGGATCCTGCGGCGCATGCGCTACAGCCACCCGGTCTACACCACCGCATCGGTGGCGGCTCAGGCCCGCCGTGCCGAGATCCAGGGCCGCCGCCGCACCTGGTTCGCCGGCGCGTACTGGGGCTGGGGCTTCCACGAGGACGGCATGCGCAGCGCGGTGGACGTCGCGCAGGCGCTGGGCGTCGCCTGGGCCCCGCGGCCCGCCCCTGCGTCCATCACGATCGACCCCAGGGGAGTGCCCGCGCTGTGGCCGCAGTCCTGACCGCGCCATCGCCTTCCACGCCGTTGCACAGCGCCGTGTACGAGGGCACGGTCGTGCATCGGCGCTGCATGCCGCGCGCGCACGCGTTCGGCTATCGCATCGCGCAGTTGTACCTGGACCTGGACGAGATCGACCGGGTGTTCGCCGGCCGCTGGCTGTGGTCGAGCCAGCGGCGCAACCTCGCCGAGTTCCGCCGCAGCGACTATCTGGGCCCGCCCGGCGTGCCGCTCGCGCAGG
It encodes:
- a CDS encoding NAD(P)/FAD-dependent oxidoreductase, with protein sequence MRIAVVGAGIAGLASAWLLSRAHEVVLFEANDYLGGHTHTHAIEMDGRTYAVDSGFIVHNRAHYPLFTGLLDELGVATRATTMSFSVHSEASGVEYNATSLDALFCQRRNLVSPRFWGMLRDLLHFYRIAPHLLEGNDPGPTLGEFLAREGFGDAFCDEHLVPMASALWSSPTRQVLEFPARYLAQFMANHEMLQVRARPQWRVVCGGSASYVRAMERHWRVEVRRQTPVRLLRRDAEGVEVVTDTHMEKFDHVVLACHSDQALALLADADEREASILASIGYQDNETVLHTDARLLPRNRKAWAAWNAHVPRDPADACTVSYCMNLLQGLETPQPLVVSLNRTAAIDPARILRRMRYSHPVYTTASVAAQARRAEIQGRRRTWFAGAYWGWGFHEDGMRSAVDVAQALGVAWAPRPAPASITIDPRGVPALWPQS